A portion of the Candidatus Kapaibacterium sp. genome contains these proteins:
- a CDS encoding ribbon-helix-helix protein, CopG family, which produces MNNMKLEIKESLAKSTFTVELDDEHRNKLLQLTKKMNVKNKSEVIRKLIRLAYEQNITNKG; this is translated from the coding sequence TTGAATAACATGAAACTCGAAATCAAAGAAAGCCTTGCAAAATCAACGTTCACAGTAGAACTTGATGATGAACACAGAAACAAACTTCTTCAACTCACAAAGAAAATGAATGTGAAAAATAAGAGCGAAGTTATTAGAAAGCTCATCAGACTTGCTTATGAACAAAATATCACTAATAAAGGATAG